The following proteins are encoded in a genomic region of Salminus brasiliensis chromosome 17, fSalBra1.hap2, whole genome shotgun sequence:
- the LOC140538205 gene encoding mast cell protease 1A-like codes for MNALLRVLLAAALITLVFEAIFGEVIINCQKARRNKLQFMASVQIKEKHKCGGFLINPRFVLTAAHCFREGMSVVIGTHNIDKANPNLWQNRYEVKGNHTPKSYKDPKTGDDIMLLELTKAVHLTDDVKIIPMSKKDDRVQPYQKCQVAGWGITEKTQTAVNDLMVTDVSIISFETCRNEWKNVNKNLPPGVMCAGGNEKSGACQGDSGGPLVCSGVAVGIVSFNLNGNCKYPNIPNVYTDIAKHRAWIDNVLKGV; via the exons ATGAACGCTCTTCTCCGAGTGCTGCTTGCTGCAGCTTTGATCACACTGGTGTTTGAGG ccATCTTTGGAGAGGTAATCATTAATTGTCAGAAGGCCAGGAGGAACAAACTGCAGTTCATGGCATCAGTGCAGATCAAAGAGAAGCACAAATGTGGAGGATTCCTCATAAACCCCCGCTTCGTACTCACCGCTGCCCACTGTTTCAG GGAGGGAATGAGCGTGGTCATCGGTACTCATAACATCGACAAGGCTAATCCAAATTTATGGCAGAACAGATATGAAGTGAAGGGCAACCACACACCAAAATCATACAAAGATCCCAAGACTGGAGATGACATCATGCTTCTggag CTTACCAAGGCGGTTCATCTGACTGATGATGTGAAGATCATCCCTATGTCAAAGAAGGATGATAGAGTCCAGCCCTATCAAAAGTGTCAGGTTGCAGGATGGGGAATTACTGAAAAGACACAAACCGCAGTAAACGACCTCATGGTGACTGATGTGTCAATCATAAGTTTTGAAACCTGTAGGAATGAatggaaaaatgtaaataaaaatctCCCACCTGGCGTAATGTGTGCAGGGGGCAATGAGAAAAGTGGTGCATGCCAG GGTGATTCCGGAGGACCTTTGGTGTGCAGTGGTGTGGCCGTGGGTATTGTCTCCTTCAATCTAAATGGAAATTGTAAATATCCAAATATTCCCAATGTCTACACTGACATTGCAAAGCACAGAGCCTGGATTGATAATGTGCTGAAAGGGGTTTAA
- the LOC140537959 gene encoding mast cell protease 4-like: MNAPFRVLLAAALITLVFEATFVEAIIHCWKAANDDLQFMASVEHGRVHKCGGFLITPRFVLTAAHCFGKEMSVVIGTHNIDKTGSNLGQNRYEVKGNHTPESYKDPKTGDDIMLLELTKAVHLTDDVKIIPMLKEDEIVQPYQKCQVAGWGMTENTRTVVNDLMVTDVSTISLRTCKNAWGKVNKNLPPGVMCAGGSEESGACQGDSGGPLVCSGVAVGIVSFNLHGDCEYPNIPNVYTDIAKHRAWIDNVLKGV, encoded by the exons ATGAACGCTCCTTTCCGAGTGCTGCTAGCTGCAGCTTTGATCACACTGGTGTTTGAGG ccACCTTTGTAGAAGCAATCATTCATTGTTGGAAGGCTGCGAACGATGACCTGCAGTTCATGGCATCAGTGGAGCATGGCAGGGTGCACAAATGTGGAGGATTCCTCATAACCCCCCGCTTCGTACTCACCGCTGCCCACTGTTTCGG GAAGGAAATGAGCGTGGTCATCGGTACTCATAACATCGACAAGACTGGTTCAAATCTAGGGCAGAACAGATATGAAGTGAAGGGCAACCACACACCCGAATCATACAAAGATCCCAAGACTGGAGATGACATCATGCTTCTGGAg CTTACCAAGGCAGTTCATCTGACTGATGATGTGAAGATCATCCCTATGCTAAAAGAGGATGAAATAGTCCAGCCCTATCAAAAGTGTCAGGTTGCAGGATGGGGAATGACTGAAAACACAAGAACTGTTGTAAACGACCTCATGGTGACTGATGTGTCGACCATTAGTTTAAGAACCTGCAAGAATGCATGGGGAAAAGTTAATAAAAATCTCCCACCTGGCGTAATGTGTGCAGGGGGCAGTGAGGAAAGTGGTGCATGCCAG GGTGATTCTGGAGGAcctttggtatgcagtggtgtGGCCGTGGGTATTGTCTCCTTCAATTTACATGGTGATTGTGAATATCCAAATATTCCCAATGTCTACACTGACATTGCAAAGCACAGAGCCTGGATTGATAATGTGCTGAAAGGGGTTTAA
- the LOC140537961 gene encoding mast cell protease 8-like — protein MALISLLLLAVLLLTSCQSASVNVGIINGTEAKPHSRPYMVSIQFKGHHICGGFLVSEWFVMTAAHCKDNITAWGDVTAVVGAHNLKVKDVESIAVTEHYAHENYHKITPNNDIMLLKLKKSTANSRNAAQISIPKTNAAKGHSCSVAGWGCLKTNGSRSNVLMEANVRILPSKICKEQWSFYNDATMLCGGGHNHGFCTGDSGGPLVCNDMAVGIVSFQEPNCDHPTQPNGYTRISGFLPWINKIIQSMK, from the exons ATGGCTCTCATCTCTCTGCTTCTGCTGGCTGTTCTGCTTTTAACTTCATGTCAATCGG CCAGCGTTAATGTTGGTATAATCAATGGCACGGAGGCTAAACCACACTCCAGGCCCTACATGGTTTCTATCCAGTTCAAAGGGCACCACATCTGTGGTGGGTTCCTTGTCAGCGAATGGTTCGTCATGACGGCTGCGCACTGCAAAGACAA CATAACAGCATGGGGAGATGTGACGGCAGTAGTAGGCGCTCATAACCTGAAGGTCAAGGACGTTGAAAGCATAGCAGTTACGGAGCACTACGCCCATGAAAACTACCATAAAATCACCCCAAACAATGACATCATGCTGTTGAAG CTCAAAAAGTCAACTGCAAACAGCAGAAACGCTGCCCAAATTTCCATTCCAAAAACAAATGCAGCCAAAGGTCACAGCTGCAGTGTAGCTGGTTGGGGATGCCTCAAGACCAATGGAAGCAGAAGCAATGTTCTTATGGAGGCAAATGTCAGAATCTTGCCCAGTAAAATATGTAAAGAGCAGTGGTCTTTCTACAACGATGCAACTATGCTGTGTGGAGGGGGTCACAATCATGGCTTTTGCACG GGAGACTCCGGAGGCCCTCTAGTGTGTAATGATATGGCAGTCGGTATTGTTTCATTCCAGGAGCCAAACTGTGATCACCCCACCCAACCAAACGGCTATACTCGGATATCCGGATTCCTGCCCTGGATCAACAAAATAATTCAGAGTATGAAATAA